Proteins encoded in a region of the Osmerus mordax isolate fOsmMor3 chromosome 17, fOsmMor3.pri, whole genome shotgun sequence genome:
- the sapcd1 gene encoding suppressor APC domain-containing protein 1 isoform X4, giving the protein MACPASYTVVILPLKSSFHALHLFLWVKHMRELEREKDCLWSGLEVLEQAQCWYHTLLQTRPRNHALAETRTRTSGLADQDIKGLTSCLQRSCMQRVNGSLGSLMSEPNVSTAPPAPPLTSTDGALRWSLTVLGQMTMRSCV; this is encoded by the exons ATGGCATGTCCTGCGTCCTACACAGTGGTGATCCTACCCCTGAAGAGCAGCTTCCACGCTCTGCATCTCTTCCTCTGG GTGAAGCACatgagggagctggagagagagaaggactgtCTGTGGTCGGGTCTGGAGGTTCTGGAGCAGGCCCAGTGCTGGTACCACACTCTCCTGCAGACCAGGCCAAGGAACCACGCTCTGGCGGAGACCAGGACAAGGACATCCGGTCTGGCTGACCAGGATATtaag gGTTTGACTTCCTGTCTACAGAGGTCCTGCATGCAGCGGGTGAACGGCTCCCTGGGAAGCCTGATGAGTGAGCCCAATGTCTCCACCGCCCCGCCCGCCCCGCCACTCACCTCCACAGACGGCGCCCTCCGCTGGAGCCTCACAGTACTGGGACAG ATGACTATGAGATCCTGTGTGTGA
- the sapcd1 gene encoding suppressor APC domain-containing protein 1 isoform X2, producing MACPASYTVVILPLKSSFHALHLFLWVKHMRELEREKDCLWSGLEVLEQAQCWYHTLLQTRPRNHALAETRTRTSGLADQDIKGLTSCLQRSCMQRVNGSLGSLMSEPNVSTAPPAPPLTSTDGALRWSLTVLGQEVSEKNQHISSLELERDTLLQQLRSHKAAD from the exons ATGGCATGTCCTGCGTCCTACACAGTGGTGATCCTACCCCTGAAGAGCAGCTTCCACGCTCTGCATCTCTTCCTCTGG GTGAAGCACatgagggagctggagagagagaaggactgtCTGTGGTCGGGTCTGGAGGTTCTGGAGCAGGCCCAGTGCTGGTACCACACTCTCCTGCAGACCAGGCCAAGGAACCACGCTCTGGCGGAGACCAGGACAAGGACATCCGGTCTGGCTGACCAGGATATtaag gGTTTGACTTCCTGTCTACAGAGGTCCTGCATGCAGCGGGTGAACGGCTCCCTGGGAAGCCTGATGAGTGAGCCCAATGTCTCCACCGCCCCGCCCGCCCCGCCACTCACCTCCACAGACGGCGCCCTCCGCTGGAGCCTCACAGTACTGGGACAG GAGGTGAGTGAGAAGAACCAGCATATCTCCAGtctggagctggagagggacaCACTGCTGCAACAGCTCCGGAGCCACAAGGCTgctgactaa
- the sapcd1 gene encoding suppressor APC domain-containing protein 1 isoform X1, which produces MACPASYTVVILPLKSSFHALHLFLWVKHMRELEREKDCLWSGLEVLEQAQCWYHTLLQTRPRNHALAETRTRTSGLADQDIKGLTSCLQRSCMQRVNGSLGSLMSEPNVSTAPPAPPLTSTDGALRWSLTVLGQGSVVCCQEVSEKNQHISSLELERDTLLQQLRSHKAAD; this is translated from the exons ATGGCATGTCCTGCGTCCTACACAGTGGTGATCCTACCCCTGAAGAGCAGCTTCCACGCTCTGCATCTCTTCCTCTGG GTGAAGCACatgagggagctggagagagagaaggactgtCTGTGGTCGGGTCTGGAGGTTCTGGAGCAGGCCCAGTGCTGGTACCACACTCTCCTGCAGACCAGGCCAAGGAACCACGCTCTGGCGGAGACCAGGACAAGGACATCCGGTCTGGCTGACCAGGATATtaag gGTTTGACTTCCTGTCTACAGAGGTCCTGCATGCAGCGGGTGAACGGCTCCCTGGGAAGCCTGATGAGTGAGCCCAATGTCTCCACCGCCCCGCCCGCCCCGCCACTCACCTCCACAGACGGCGCCCTCCGCTGGAGCCTCACAGTACTGGGACAG GGCTCTGTGGTCTGTTGCCAGGAGGTGAGTGAGAAGAACCAGCATATCTCCAGtctggagctggagagggacaCACTGCTGCAACAGCTCCGGAGCCACAAGGCTgctgactaa
- the cdkn1d gene encoding cyclin-dependent kinase inhibitor 1D isoform X2 translates to MATPSSSCPPRVGVGKLRLGPVRRNLFGPVDHLQLQQDFHRLLSVSLELANQRWSYDFHSDQPRAGADVEWEELSCQDVPAFYCSCLVKRGGGARREGVAKGGEGGANGGEGRAMAAVGGARRMTDRLAREESPASTNSGEEYLEVTTRRSYRLQRPERRMAGLKKRHQAAITDFFSVKKRKFLYPKRPASQ, encoded by the exons ATGGCTACACCTTCATCCTCTTGCCCCCCCCGGGTAGGAGTTGGGAAGCTGCGTCTGGGTCCGGTGCGGAGGAACCTGTTCGGCCCAGTTGACCAcctgcagctgcagcaggacTTCCACAGACTGCTCAGCGTCAGCCTGGAACTGGCCAATCAACGCTGGAGCTACGATTTCCATAGTGACCAGCCACGGGCGGGGGCCGACGTGGAGTGGGAGGAGCTTAGCTGCCAGGACGTCCCAGCCTTCTACTGCAGCTGCTTGgtgaagagagggggtggggctaGAAGAGAGGGCGTGgccaagggaggagagggtggagccaatggaggagagggcagggccaTGGCTGCTGTGGGCGGGGCCAGGAGGATGACGGACAGGCTGGCCAGAGAGGAGTCTCCAGCCTCGACCAACTCGGGGGAGGAGTACCTGGAGGTGACCACCAGACGGAGCTACAGGTTGCAGAGGCCAGAGAGGAGAATGGCCGGGCTGAAGAAACGGCACCAGGCGGCCATTACAG aCTTCTTCTCTGTAAAGAAGAGGAAGTTCCTATATCCCAAGCGTCCGGCCAGCCAGTAA
- the cdkn1d gene encoding cyclin-dependent kinase inhibitor 1D isoform X1, with the protein MSDITMATPSSSCPPRVGVGKLRLGPVRRNLFGPVDHLQLQQDFHRLLSVSLELANQRWSYDFHSDQPRAGADVEWEELSCQDVPAFYCSCLVKRGGGARREGVAKGGEGGANGGEGRAMAAVGGARRMTDRLAREESPASTNSGEEYLEVTTRRSYRLQRPERRMAGLKKRHQAAITDFFSVKKRKFLYPKRPASQ; encoded by the exons ATGAG tGACATCACCATGGCTACACCTTCATCCTCTTGCCCCCCCCGGGTAGGAGTTGGGAAGCTGCGTCTGGGTCCGGTGCGGAGGAACCTGTTCGGCCCAGTTGACCAcctgcagctgcagcaggacTTCCACAGACTGCTCAGCGTCAGCCTGGAACTGGCCAATCAACGCTGGAGCTACGATTTCCATAGTGACCAGCCACGGGCGGGGGCCGACGTGGAGTGGGAGGAGCTTAGCTGCCAGGACGTCCCAGCCTTCTACTGCAGCTGCTTGgtgaagagagggggtggggctaGAAGAGAGGGCGTGgccaagggaggagagggtggagccaatggaggagagggcagggccaTGGCTGCTGTGGGCGGGGCCAGGAGGATGACGGACAGGCTGGCCAGAGAGGAGTCTCCAGCCTCGACCAACTCGGGGGAGGAGTACCTGGAGGTGACCACCAGACGGAGCTACAGGTTGCAGAGGCCAGAGAGGAGAATGGCCGGGCTGAAGAAACGGCACCAGGCGGCCATTACAG aCTTCTTCTCTGTAAAGAAGAGGAAGTTCCTATATCCCAAGCGTCCGGCCAGCCAGTAA
- the sapcd1 gene encoding suppressor APC domain-containing protein 1 isoform X3, whose translation MACPASYTVVILPLKSSFHALHLFLWVKHMRELEREKDCLWSGLEVLEQAQCWYHTLLQTRPRNHALAETRTRTSGLADQDIKRSCMQRVNGSLGSLMSEPNVSTAPPAPPLTSTDGALRWSLTVLGQGSVVCCQEVSEKNQHISSLELERDTLLQQLRSHKAAD comes from the exons ATGGCATGTCCTGCGTCCTACACAGTGGTGATCCTACCCCTGAAGAGCAGCTTCCACGCTCTGCATCTCTTCCTCTGG GTGAAGCACatgagggagctggagagagagaaggactgtCTGTGGTCGGGTCTGGAGGTTCTGGAGCAGGCCCAGTGCTGGTACCACACTCTCCTGCAGACCAGGCCAAGGAACCACGCTCTGGCGGAGACCAGGACAAGGACATCCGGTCTGGCTGACCAGGATATtaag AGGTCCTGCATGCAGCGGGTGAACGGCTCCCTGGGAAGCCTGATGAGTGAGCCCAATGTCTCCACCGCCCCGCCCGCCCCGCCACTCACCTCCACAGACGGCGCCCTCCGCTGGAGCCTCACAGTACTGGGACAG GGCTCTGTGGTCTGTTGCCAGGAGGTGAGTGAGAAGAACCAGCATATCTCCAGtctggagctggagagggacaCACTGCTGCAACAGCTCCGGAGCCACAAGGCTgctgactaa